One Nocardia iowensis DNA window includes the following coding sequences:
- a CDS encoding MrcB family domain-containing protein, translating into MEARSRALRSAAWTLKGWLSASADYPWRLEVQPGGLQSNFAPVAWVRIFSRTHSPKTTEGYYLVYLFSGDGAEVYLSLTREPASFEPETCVQFLTNA; encoded by the coding sequence ATGGAGGCGCGTTCAAGGGCGTTGCGATCGGCCGCGTGGACGCTCAAGGGGTGGTTATCGGCGTCAGCCGACTACCCATGGCGTCTGGAAGTTCAACCGGGCGGCCTACAGTCGAACTTCGCGCCGGTGGCCTGGGTCCGGATCTTCTCCCGAACCCACTCGCCGAAGACTACGGAGGGCTACTACCTGGTGTACCTGTTCTCCGGTGATGGCGCCGAGGTGTACCTGAGCCTGACCAGGGAACCAGCGAGTTTCGAGCCGGAGACATGCGTCCAATTCTTGACGAACGCGTAA
- a CDS encoding protein NO VEIN domain-containing protein has translation MGSLEADIALHVESMRVGVESRKRARNYEIGNVHAIRYQRDAIPPDEVLLSDLERMVLLLSRVYESAEELRAGALVDSIGSALVPAAARGWQRRVQDSRIRRAIEDYSMEFVAGSLPRSEWHVQDVSRYRPYDLLCRRLSDDLELHVEVKGTASSGCQVFLTREEVKHASSFGGSVLAIVHGIEVTATEDGVLCTGGELYVLDSWTPADEDLEVVQYTYQVPPRQAIASGGTVIAHQPWQIDTAMLRPIFYCYTTPSAQPTIPTRNATASPGRMKLHPSLMRYGPAGPWLPILNTTPEAPAEVSAAA, from the coding sequence GTGGGTTCGCTGGAAGCTGACATCGCTCTACATGTGGAATCGATGCGTGTCGGAGTCGAGTCCCGAAAGCGTGCTCGGAACTACGAGATCGGCAACGTACACGCGATCCGATACCAGCGCGATGCGATCCCGCCGGACGAGGTCCTACTCTCGGACCTTGAGCGCATGGTGCTACTGCTATCTCGCGTGTACGAATCAGCAGAAGAGTTGCGTGCGGGCGCGTTGGTGGATTCGATCGGAAGCGCTCTGGTCCCAGCCGCTGCGCGTGGTTGGCAACGTCGCGTGCAGGACAGCAGGATCCGAAGGGCGATCGAGGACTACTCGATGGAGTTCGTCGCGGGTAGCTTGCCCCGATCTGAGTGGCATGTGCAGGACGTAAGTCGTTATCGCCCATACGATCTGCTGTGCCGTCGGCTGTCGGACGACCTTGAGCTTCACGTCGAGGTGAAGGGAACGGCATCATCGGGATGTCAGGTGTTCCTGACCCGCGAAGAGGTCAAACACGCTAGCTCGTTCGGCGGCTCGGTGCTGGCAATCGTGCACGGTATTGAAGTCACCGCAACGGAAGATGGTGTTCTCTGCACGGGAGGGGAACTGTACGTTCTCGACTCTTGGACTCCGGCGGACGAGGACTTAGAAGTGGTTCAGTACACCTACCAGGTCCCTCCGCGCCAGGCAATAGCGTCCGGGGGAACCGTCATCGCCCACCAGCCATGGCAGATCGACACAGCGATGCTGCGGCCAATCTTCTACTGCTACACCACCCCGTCGGCACAGCCGACGATTCCGACGCGCAATGCGACGGCGTCTCCTGGCAGGATGAAACTTCATCCCTCGTTAATGCGGTACGGTCCCGCCGGTCCCTGGTTGCCGATCCTCAACACGACACCGGAAGCTCCGGCCGAAGTCAGCGCTGCTGCCTAG
- a CDS encoding Shedu anti-phage system protein SduA domain-containing protein, giving the protein MGWDEYADIVGLEWQSILNATDCAEETIHKFLEDHPCLVPGHDAFRGANWINGEPGPIREALFTKPRIGSGRSGYYIPDFMWLPTDSQTQWVVLIEIESPAKPWFTQSGQQTAKYTQARGQIEDWKAHFQDPRNKSEFIRKHVGAFRPLEFVWCLIYGRRQDAMRSSRGSARRAAGVTGDVIAMSFDRLRPLESARNSICVKGEEGNFVAVSIPPTVRINADLAKMWGSVLRKDEAVLRSPHFSADRRAFLVERFRWWDEQVRAGTAGFSLEYE; this is encoded by the coding sequence ATGGGGTGGGACGAATACGCCGACATTGTAGGACTAGAGTGGCAGAGCATTTTGAATGCTACGGACTGTGCAGAGGAAACGATTCACAAATTTCTGGAGGATCACCCGTGTTTGGTCCCCGGTCACGATGCCTTTCGTGGAGCTAACTGGATAAATGGCGAGCCCGGTCCCATCCGCGAGGCTCTATTCACAAAACCCCGAATTGGATCTGGGCGAAGCGGGTACTATATACCCGACTTCATGTGGTTGCCTACGGACAGCCAGACGCAATGGGTGGTTCTGATTGAGATCGAGAGTCCGGCGAAGCCTTGGTTCACCCAGAGTGGACAACAGACTGCAAAATACACCCAAGCTAGGGGACAAATAGAGGACTGGAAAGCGCACTTTCAAGATCCGCGGAACAAGTCGGAATTCATTCGGAAACATGTCGGCGCATTCAGGCCACTGGAATTTGTGTGGTGTCTCATCTATGGGCGCAGGCAAGATGCTATGCGAAGCTCTCGGGGGTCAGCGCGTCGAGCAGCGGGTGTAACTGGCGACGTAATAGCAATGTCATTCGATCGGCTGCGGCCTTTAGAATCTGCCCGAAATTCGATCTGCGTAAAAGGTGAAGAGGGGAATTTTGTAGCGGTCTCCATCCCGCCCACGGTCAGAATCAATGCCGATCTGGCCAAAATGTGGGGTTCCGTACTTCGCAAGGATGAGGCAGTCCTGCGGAGTCCGCATTTCAGCGCGGACCGTCGCGCGTTTTTAGTCGAACGTTTCCGGTGGTGGGATGAACAAGTGCGGGCAGGGACAGCCGGATTCTCGCTGGAATACGAGTGA
- a CDS encoding YecA family protein codes for MALQASVKDDTSFEPKPVGLRRQVSKDEEVISDSSSTSRASGSHGQKVEIRVRHIAAMLGVPEFVYGQPLVHKGAAVREVGDGILLCGVSGAIIQVKSRSRNEGRIDSPEQANRWILKHIERAVRQGRGSKRTIEAHRRAGNPLAVTPVRAMTISASTRFDSEVLLTEDCTHWPTIVVVDHPKNPQVNVPEYPDAFCISLNDWRRLNEHLRSINFLLRYILTALSGRPAKDVRIGCEAERYSSFIATEAKHLSEEIGTERASAFGILPDMKAVSIYRDLIESTWGPNDESLGLPIGDYTDILDFLDDVPVAVQSYTGYWLIYQREQLLGLRRRVSGLTIIVNRPLIYMVDFFDNCPNKKEWLAMLWGLTAVRSMEWRSYKKEESNTLGVGVRVMNDGSEEYSFILIRPGISLPDSLVRQTQWIFGEMDARLLQARQPRVGRNERCPCGSQKKFKRCHGAIR; via the coding sequence GTGGCGCTGCAGGCCTCGGTGAAGGACGATACGTCGTTTGAGCCAAAACCCGTTGGCCTACGGCGTCAGGTGAGCAAGGATGAAGAAGTGATCTCCGACTCAAGTTCAACCAGCAGGGCCAGCGGCTCACACGGCCAAAAGGTGGAAATCCGAGTGCGTCACATTGCTGCAATGCTGGGCGTGCCGGAGTTCGTTTATGGCCAACCATTAGTACATAAGGGAGCGGCCGTACGCGAAGTCGGTGACGGCATTCTACTGTGTGGAGTATCAGGCGCAATAATCCAGGTGAAATCGAGGTCAAGAAATGAGGGGAGGATTGATTCGCCAGAACAAGCAAATCGTTGGATACTTAAGCACATTGAACGCGCGGTACGCCAAGGTCGAGGATCCAAGCGGACGATTGAGGCGCACCGTAGAGCTGGCAATCCACTGGCAGTAACTCCTGTCCGCGCTATGACGATTAGCGCTTCTACAAGATTCGACTCAGAAGTACTGCTCACCGAAGACTGCACTCATTGGCCGACCATAGTCGTCGTAGACCATCCCAAGAATCCTCAGGTCAATGTTCCCGAGTATCCGGATGCATTCTGCATATCACTGAACGACTGGCGCAGATTGAATGAACATCTACGCTCCATTAACTTTCTGCTACGGTATATATTGACCGCCCTGAGTGGCCGTCCCGCTAAGGATGTACGGATAGGCTGCGAGGCAGAACGCTACTCTTCATTCATCGCCACCGAGGCAAAGCATCTTTCAGAAGAAATAGGCACCGAGCGGGCGAGCGCATTCGGGATTTTGCCGGATATGAAAGCCGTGTCCATCTACAGAGATCTCATCGAGAGCACGTGGGGTCCTAACGACGAATCTCTTGGACTTCCAATCGGTGATTACACCGATATCTTAGACTTCTTGGACGACGTTCCAGTGGCAGTTCAGTCATATACAGGCTACTGGCTGATCTATCAGCGCGAACAGCTACTGGGACTACGGCGACGCGTTTCAGGACTAACGATCATTGTCAATAGACCTCTGATCTATATGGTCGATTTCTTTGATAACTGTCCAAACAAGAAAGAATGGCTCGCCATGCTATGGGGCCTCACTGCAGTCCGCAGCATGGAGTGGAGGTCGTATAAAAAGGAAGAGTCGAACACTCTTGGCGTAGGCGTTCGCGTCATGAACGACGGTAGCGAAGAGTATTCTTTTATTCTGATACGCCCTGGAATATCATTGCCTGACAGTTTAGTGCGACAAACTCAATGGATATTCGGCGAGATGGATGCCAGGCTCCTTCAAGCTCGACAACCCAGAGTTGGACGAAACGAGCGCTGCCCGTGCGGATCGCAGAAGAAGTTCAAGCGATGTCATGGCGCTATCAGGTGA
- a CDS encoding glycosyltransferase, protein MDRLISVITPVHNPDPEHLKAACDSVTTQDLPAGWSLEWVIQEDGDSGIAEEILRGVDDRIVFRTGRKGGVALTRNLALANSRGELVKNLDADDVLTPGVLVRDITNLLSPENSEVGWTTSRLLDLLPDGTTVGFDNDPPHGKLVPGAVLDHWRTHNFRLPVHPTTICIRRPLVTALGGWMGVPGSDDTGVLIAASIVSAGFFDSEVGLLYRKWPGQETAKADHKHPDEWRARMSLIDERANALLQLRQSFPLRFGPGQDFANPSARPH, encoded by the coding sequence GTGGATCGACTTATTTCAGTCATAACACCGGTTCATAACCCCGATCCGGAGCATCTCAAGGCGGCCTGTGACTCTGTCACTACGCAGGACCTGCCGGCCGGATGGTCGCTTGAGTGGGTAATTCAAGAGGACGGCGACAGTGGCATCGCTGAAGAGATCCTCCGAGGTGTCGACGACCGAATCGTGTTCCGGACCGGCCGCAAGGGCGGCGTCGCGCTAACCAGAAATCTCGCACTAGCCAACTCTCGTGGCGAACTGGTCAAGAATCTGGACGCTGACGACGTCCTGACTCCCGGCGTTCTGGTCCGGGATATCACGAACCTACTCTCTCCGGAGAACAGCGAGGTCGGCTGGACCACTTCCCGCCTGCTTGACCTGCTGCCCGACGGAACGACCGTCGGGTTCGACAATGATCCACCGCACGGAAAGCTCGTCCCCGGTGCAGTCCTCGACCACTGGCGTACACATAACTTCCGGCTACCCGTTCACCCGACCACGATCTGCATTCGCCGCCCATTGGTGACCGCGCTCGGCGGCTGGATGGGCGTACCGGGTTCCGACGACACCGGAGTCCTGATAGCAGCGAGCATCGTGTCGGCCGGATTTTTCGATAGCGAAGTCGGGTTGTTGTACCGGAAATGGCCAGGACAAGAGACTGCTAAGGCGGATCACAAACACCCCGACGAGTGGCGTGCGCGAATGAGTCTCATCGACGAACGAGCGAACGCCCTACTGCAACTGCGCCAGAGCTTTCCACTGCGTTTCGGTCCTGGTCAGGACTTCGCGAATCCCAGCGCGCGCCCCCACTAA
- a CDS encoding GntR family transcriptional regulator translates to MPAKYELIANEIRRRISAGELQAGDRVPGETVLTEEFRVSVPTVRQALAVLRHEGLIEAKHGVGTYVRTPRIKIRRTDERYQWEKNRVREPESVRRSTGATEHDTGLKMPELAFSAHYSTTEATDELADAFAVPVGTKLLQRDYRTQYRSESWPFGLVRSYLVYEIAEANPELLDDANEPWPGGTQHQLSTIGIELACIREEVQARTPTVRESEELGLPTTGVAVFDLRKFSIDTTGRVVEVSDVVLPGDRTELVYTTKLSRWS, encoded by the coding sequence TTGCCCGCAAAGTACGAGCTAATCGCCAACGAGATCAGGCGCCGGATCAGTGCGGGTGAGCTACAGGCAGGCGACCGCGTCCCCGGAGAGACAGTTCTAACTGAGGAGTTCAGGGTCAGTGTGCCGACAGTCCGGCAGGCGCTTGCAGTATTGCGTCATGAGGGTCTGATCGAGGCTAAGCACGGTGTTGGGACTTACGTTCGAACCCCGCGCATCAAGATCCGACGAACCGATGAGCGGTACCAGTGGGAGAAGAACCGCGTGCGAGAGCCTGAGTCGGTCCGTCGCTCAACGGGTGCGACCGAGCACGACACCGGCCTCAAGATGCCAGAACTCGCGTTCAGTGCTCACTACAGCACAACCGAAGCAACTGACGAACTAGCTGATGCTTTCGCAGTTCCCGTAGGCACGAAGCTGTTGCAGCGCGACTACCGTACCCAGTACCGCAGCGAGAGTTGGCCATTCGGCCTCGTTCGCTCATATCTCGTATACGAGATCGCCGAGGCAAACCCGGAGCTCCTTGACGATGCGAACGAGCCGTGGCCTGGCGGCACGCAGCATCAGCTGTCCACTATTGGGATAGAGCTGGCATGCATCAGGGAAGAAGTCCAGGCACGAACGCCCACTGTTCGCGAGTCCGAGGAGCTTGGGCTTCCCACGACGGGTGTGGCAGTCTTCGACCTACGAAAGTTCTCGATCGACACGACGGGTCGCGTCGTCGAGGTGTCCGACGTCGTCCTCCCGGGCGACCGTACAGAGTTGGTGTACACGACCAAACTAAGCCGATGGAGCTGA
- a CDS encoding RRQRL motif-containing zinc-binding protein, producing MSGFLDPEGREYGIPTWPWRMAPQHLRTKRQLAQQDRRPGEREPQAQVMRSRRGRPPMVARLYNAEKAVPKRESSEAQLAALQLARWTRSVAACERRGIDASDMRAVIEQTHADLAARRRTAIRGQGRERTR from the coding sequence GTGAGCGGGTTTCTGGATCCGGAGGGCCGCGAGTACGGGATTCCGACGTGGCCGTGGCGGATGGCGCCGCAGCATTTGCGCACTAAACGGCAACTGGCGCAGCAGGATCGGCGACCGGGCGAGCGTGAACCGCAAGCACAGGTGATGCGCAGCCGACGTGGGCGGCCACCGATGGTGGCGCGCCTCTACAACGCCGAGAAGGCGGTGCCCAAGCGCGAGTCGTCTGAGGCGCAGTTGGCGGCGTTGCAGCTGGCGCGCTGGACACGATCGGTGGCCGCATGCGAGCGCCGGGGGATCGATGCCAGCGATATGCGCGCGGTTATCGAGCAGACCCACGCCGATCTGGCCGCTCGCCGCCGGACCGCCATACGGGGTCAGGGAAGGGAGCGAACCCGATGA
- a CDS encoding tyrosine-type recombinase/integrase, whose product MVAASADAYQGWGDVVIFAACTAVRIGEVSGCRVGDIDTTEWVWRLRRQTSPGPGGLKDKGTKGKRSRRIPIIEDIRPLVLNRIQAANRRPDARLFVGPRGGRIQTGVLRKATHWHEVVAKLGFEHLRRHDLRPTGLTWFADAGVPLHRLQQIAGHTDPRITQRYLHPDIEALQNDGQLLSIHLRAPQRSPNGPQLRVV is encoded by the coding sequence TTGGTCGCCGCGTCGGCCGACGCCTACCAGGGATGGGGTGATGTCGTGATCTTCGCGGCGTGCACCGCGGTGCGAATCGGGGAAGTGTCCGGGTGCCGGGTCGGTGACATCGACACGACGGAATGGGTCTGGCGGTTGCGTCGGCAAACGTCACCCGGTCCGGGTGGGCTGAAGGACAAAGGCACGAAAGGTAAACGCTCCCGCCGGATTCCGATCATTGAGGATATTCGCCCGTTGGTGCTCAATCGGATCCAAGCCGCCAACCGTCGGCCGGACGCGCGGCTGTTCGTTGGCCCGCGGGGTGGCCGAATCCAGACCGGTGTGCTGCGGAAGGCGACGCACTGGCACGAGGTCGTTGCGAAGCTCGGCTTCGAACATCTGCGTCGGCACGACCTGCGGCCCACCGGACTCACCTGGTTCGCTGACGCGGGCGTGCCGCTGCACCGCCTTCAGCAGATCGCCGGTCACACCGACCCCCGGATCACCCAGCGATACCTTCATCCGGACATCGAGGCACTCCAGAACGACGGCCAACTGCTCTCGATCCACCTACGAGCACCCCAGCGGTCCCCAAATGGTCCCCAACTGCGGGTCGTCTGA
- a CDS encoding TIGR02206 family membrane protein gives MSAPREFSPYGLSHWIVLAVFVAGAVLVVRLGRAHRNARTAPLFSRIFGLSTLVLYVGVYLATAIPPTVDRSVPLRLTDLATLVAAYALWSHRHWAYALTYYWCLTLSTQALISPALESPDFPHHHFLAFWAIHLIVVWAPIYLTWGTGMHPDWRSYRIAVATTAAWAAVTFTFNSLTHTNYGFVNGKPETPSLLDVLGPWPWYLVTVAFLLITVWALMTWPWARATTPT, from the coding sequence CTGTCGGCGCCGCGAGAGTTCTCCCCCTACGGCCTGTCGCACTGGATTGTGCTGGCCGTTTTCGTGGCGGGTGCGGTGCTGGTCGTCCGCCTCGGACGTGCGCACCGAAATGCTCGCACCGCGCCCCTCTTCAGCCGCATCTTCGGGCTCTCGACGCTCGTGCTGTACGTGGGGGTCTACCTCGCCACGGCGATACCCCCGACCGTCGACCGCTCTGTTCCGTTGCGCTTGACCGATCTCGCCACCCTGGTCGCCGCGTACGCCTTGTGGTCGCACCGCCACTGGGCGTACGCGCTGACCTACTACTGGTGCCTCACGCTGAGCACGCAGGCGCTCATCTCACCGGCACTCGAGAGCCCGGACTTCCCGCATCACCACTTCCTGGCCTTCTGGGCAATTCACCTGATCGTGGTCTGGGCGCCGATCTACCTCACCTGGGGCACCGGCATGCATCCGGATTGGCGCAGCTATCGGATCGCCGTGGCGACCACCGCGGCATGGGCAGCGGTCACGTTCACCTTCAACTCCCTCACTCACACCAACTACGGATTCGTCAACGGAAAACCCGAGACTCCGTCGCTGCTCGATGTGCTCGGACCCTGGCCCTGGTATCTGGTCACCGTCGCGTTTCTGCTGATCACCGTATGGGCTTTAATGACCTGGCCCTGGGCCCGCGCGACGACGCCTACTTGA
- a CDS encoding GNAT family N-acetyltransferase, with translation MHCRATSPRPCGSSIYRAVVYRSRPTSTTTSAVSQCGIHPDSGINRPRTLRALPQLLAAFRTRTAAAIAIRRTLDEHHPLTPLHWYLANLATPDSRRGHGYAAQLITDRLATAPDTAAYLVCTREKNIRFYERFGFTVSATFNLPLGAKPLMWAMVRKP, from the coding sequence GTGCATTGCCGCGCTACTTCGCCGCGTCCCTGCGGGTCTTCCATCTACCGGGCGGTGGTGTACAGATCGCGACCGACCAGCACGACCACCTCGGCGGTGTCGCAGTGTGGGATCCACCCGGACAGTGGGATCAACCGGCCTCGCACACTGCGCGCACTACCGCAGCTTCTAGCCGCCTTTCGCACCAGGACAGCCGCTGCGATCGCCATTCGTCGCACACTGGACGAACATCACCCACTCACGCCACTGCATTGGTACCTGGCCAACCTCGCGACACCCGACAGCCGCCGCGGGCACGGCTACGCCGCTCAACTCATCACCGACCGCCTCGCAACTGCGCCGGACACGGCAGCCTACCTTGTATGCACACGCGAAAAGAACATCCGCTTCTACGAACGATTCGGGTTCACGGTAAGCGCCACCTTCAACCTGCCCCTCGGAGCGAAACCCCTTATGTGGGCGATGGTTCGAAAGCCCTAG
- a CDS encoding class I SAM-dependent methyltransferase: protein MLAAVRIWLPFMGPLARQLGYPSGWWGRRITNGLNIFNRRVMEGSVAALEAAAGETVADIGFGGGHGLAILLDQVGPNGRVYGFDVSPTMIAQARKRFGDFITKERLHLVEAPMRKLSVDDASLDRVVTVNTIYYIDDEELGTSLLDVARALRPGGRLVVGAADPSFIEAAPWRDGLINRPPAEVIALIEGAGFKVCEDRRLGESERAFHVYVAVLEEGPTTEA from the coding sequence ATGCTGGCAGCCGTGCGCATTTGGCTTCCGTTCATGGGTCCGCTCGCTCGCCAGCTGGGATACCCGTCCGGATGGTGGGGACGTCGGATCACCAACGGCCTCAACATCTTTAACAGGCGGGTCATGGAGGGCTCGGTCGCGGCTCTCGAGGCCGCTGCGGGTGAGACCGTCGCTGACATCGGCTTCGGCGGTGGACACGGACTCGCGATCTTGCTCGATCAGGTAGGACCGAATGGACGCGTCTACGGCTTCGATGTCTCGCCCACCATGATCGCCCAGGCACGGAAGCGGTTCGGAGACTTCATCACTAAAGAGCGCTTACATCTGGTTGAAGCACCGATGCGGAAGCTGTCAGTCGACGACGCGTCTCTCGATCGCGTCGTGACCGTCAACACGATCTACTACATCGACGACGAAGAACTAGGAACGTCATTACTAGACGTCGCACGAGCGCTGAGACCGGGCGGCCGCCTTGTGGTCGGCGCAGCGGATCCGTCTTTCATCGAAGCGGCTCCCTGGCGGGACGGCCTGATCAATCGGCCACCGGCAGAGGTCATCGCCCTCATCGAAGGGGCAGGGTTCAAAGTGTGCGAGGACCGGCGACTCGGAGAGTCTGAGCGCGCATTCCACGTCTACGTCGCCGTGCTGGAGGAAGGGCCAACGACTGAGGCGTAG